In Corynebacterium sp. P4-C1, the sequence TCGACGTTCCCGGCTCGGTTCCGGCGGAGTGGATCTCGAGCTTGTCTCCCGCGTGCTTTTCCGCGAGCGCGGCAGCCATTTGGGATTTGCCGCCGTTGCGGACGCAGACGAACAGGATCTTCGGAGTAGTTGGCATCATGTGCTCCTTTTTACGCGGATACGCCTGCCAGGGACGACTGCCGTTCCGGCAGCGTCGGGTCGCCGGCGAACAACTTCGGGCCGAGGCCGCGCATGACGTAAACGAGCCCGACGAGCACCGGAATCTCGATCAACGGACCGATGGTGCCTGCGAGCGCCTGCGCCGATTCCGCGCCGAAGGTGCCGATTGCCACCGCAATCGCCAGTTCGAAATTATTGCCCGCCGCGGTGAACGCCACCGACGCGGACTGCGCGTATCCCATTCCCGATGCCTTGGACACGATCAGGCCAAGGGCGAACATGCCCACGAAGTAGATCAGCAGCGGCACCGCCACCCGCGCAACCGTCCACGGCCGGGCGATGATTTGCTCGCCCTGGAGGGAGAACAGCAGCACGATCGTGTACAGCAATCCAACCAGCGCCAATGGGGAGATCGCCGGGAGGTATTTCTCTTCGTACCAGGTACGCCCCTTGGTCTTCTCCCCGATGATGCGCGAAAGCACACCGGCAAGCAGCGGGATGCCCAGGAAGACCAGGACCGAGGACACGATGGCCCAGAAGGAGAAGTTCACCGACGTGGTGGACAACCCCAGCCAATTGGGCAGGATCTGCAGGTAGAACCAGCCCAGCACACCGAACATGAGCACCTGGAAGACCGAATTGATCGCTACGAGCACCGCCGTGGCTTCACGGTCGGCGCACGACAGGTCCGACCACACCAGCACCATGGCGATGCAGCGCGCCAGGCCCACGATGATCAGGCCGGTGCGTAGCTCCGGCTCGTCGGCGAGGAAGATCCAGGCCAGCGCGAACATCACAGCCGGGCCGACGACCCAGTTGAGGATGATAGAGACCACCATCAGCCGCTTATCGGTGGCGATCTCCTTCGTCTTGTCGTAGCGCACCTTCGCCAACGGCGGGTACATCATCACCAGCAGACCCAGCGCGATCGGCAGGGAGATCCTTCCGACCTCCATGCTCTGCAACGCACCGCTCAAGCCCGGGAACCAGTTCCCCAGCCCAAGCCCCAGCGCCATCGCCAGGATGATCCACACAGGGAGAAATCGGTCGAGAAATGACATGCGCGCAGGTTCCCGCGCGGCAACTGGGTCGGACATTGCCCACCTTTCGTATCGACGACTATCAATACGAAAGGTAATGCTATTATCGATACCTGTCAATATGAGAGAGTGAGAATCATGGTCGCCCCGAACATCCCACCAGCAGCAGATCCAACAGCGTGCTGTTCGCTGAGCGCCGGTCCACTCACCAACGAGGAAACCGACCGCTACGCCCAGCTCTTCAAGGTGCTCGCCGACCCGGCACGCCTACGTCTCCTCTCCCAGCTCGCGGAAGACGGCTGCGGCCCCATCAGCGTCTCCGAACTCGCCGAGCAATCCGGACTGAGCCAACCCACGGTCTCCCACCACCTGAAGAAGCTCACCGACGCCGGCCTACTCACCAAAACCCGACGCGGAAAAACCGTCACCCACGAGGTCTGCCCCGCACCCTTCGCGGAGCTGCGCACGGTTCTGCAGATGGACTAGCCACCCCGACGAACGATCGCATTTCCTGCCGGTTCCGGCCTAGTGGCGGCTGCGAGCTACTGATATGACTACTCCGAAACCGCAATCAGCACAGGAGCACACCGGAATGAGCTGTTTTTCCCCATCGCCATCGCAGCAATCTTCACCCTCCACCCAAGCCCTGCCCGCCGATGATGTCCGCACGAAACCGACTAGCAGGAAAAATGTTCCGCGTATCGACACTTCGTTCGACAGAAGAATTTTCGTGGTTGCCCCGCTCAATAGCGTCGTAGACGTCATCAATTCTCAACCGCTTCACGGCAGGAAGGAACTGAAGATGATCGAGTACGACTTTGTTGAAAAGGTCATGAAGACCTGAAACCCCTACACCCCGGAACATGACATCACCGACACACACGCATTCATGAACAAGGAGTGGAAAGAGCGCGCCGAGCACGGCAAGAAATGCAAGCAGGAGGAGTACGAGGCAGCCGGCATCGATTCCTGGCCGATCGCCGAAATCATTGAAGGCCCCCTCATCGAGGAGGAAGCCCGCAAGGCCACAATCGACTGGTACTTGGGCGAGTACCTCGAAGAGATCGAAAAGCGTAGCAAGGGATATAACTACCTGTACTACGCGCACCTCTGGACAATCCAGGACCCGGATGGCTGGAGGAAGACACCATGGTTGATGGAGATCAACCCCGAACTCGAAGCGGCAGTGAAGACACCTTCCCCGACGAATCGGGAGCATTCCACCTGCTCATGTCAGCGCGAATTGAACACGACCGCTACTACAGTGGCGAGATCCCCGAGATGACAGACGAATACGTCAAAGAGGTGCGGGACGAAGAGAGCCACCAGCACCGCACACGCCACAACTTCGATGACCCCGATTTTTCTCAGCTCACGGTTTAACTCAGCCCCCTCTCATCGCACAACACCGGAGACCGAACGGTCTACAGTTTGCAGGGCGCCTTGAATCTAAACCCTATCCACAAACAAGCAGCACACATAGCCTGAAAGTCAGAACCAGTAAACCAATCCAGACTGAAAGGTCTACTTTCATGACTGATGTGCCGCTGATCAAACTGACCGATAAAGACCGCGAAAACCTCGACCGCTTAGCCGAATTTCCGCTTCTGGACGCTATCAACGGGCGCCGGTCCCGCCGCTTCCCTCTAGGAGGCCATGTGCCGGCCGGCCCGCTGGCGTACAAGAGCAAGCACGACATCCAACCGCTCAACGATCTGGAGCGCGCGATCGTGCTGGCCACCGTCGCGGGCGTGACGGGCTGGCACCACAGCATCACGCACCACCCCGGCTACGCGCCGAAGCTGCCGGACTATTCGGGCAGTGCCGCTGGCCGCACTTTCCCGTCGGCGGCAGGCTTCCACATCGCGGACTTCTTCTTCACCGACGAGACCGGCACCTACGCACTGTCCACGCGCGACGCCACTCCGGAAGTCCCCTTCAACGAGAACGAGGGCTTCACCGAAGCGCGCCTCAACTCCGTCCTGCGCCGAGTGCGCAAGCTTAGCGACGAACGCCTCCACATCCCCCGCGAAGAGCCTTACCTGGAGGGGCACAACACCTGGATCGCCAACCACCCCGGATCACTGCTCATCGCGCCGGTGTCCGATCTGGCGCAGCACACTCTCGCCAACCTCGCATTCTTCGCCCGCAACAAATACGTCATTTACGACGACATCAACGGCCGCGAGATCCCCGGCATCAAGGAGTTCGGCGACATCGCGCGTGTCGACGATCCCCTGCCCCTCTCCTTCCTCGAGCAGTACTCCCAGACGGAAGCCACTGCGGAGTTGATGTCTTCCACCCTGCTCGGCCACCTCGTCCTCGGCGCGCTCGGCCTCGGCGGGTGGAGCTTCGACGGCATCGACCGGCTCACGTTCCTCGGCGGCTCCGGGCGCGACGACGTTCCGGGCCTCGGCTTCGATGTCGAAGAGGACGAGCGGTGGCCGCTTCCCGACGCCATCGGCAGAAAGGACGTCTTCGAGACTTACCGCCCGCCCTACTACGACACGATGGCCGACGCCGTCGAAGCCTTCTTCGAGCGCAAGTACGGCCCCGGCGGCCCCTTCCACCCCGACACCCCGGGCCCGTGGACGGAAAGCCGCGCCATCCGTTCCCAGGCCGCCAAGCCCGACGAGCGCTTCACCGAACTGATGAAGCTCCAGGCCACCTACATCTGGGAGACCTTCGGCAAATTCCCCGGCACCATCCCCACTGTCTGGATCATGAACTACCTCCAAGCCCAGCACCTCGACACCGACTACTACGACGAAATCTTCAACCCCGGCGCCTACCTGTCCACCCACGCTGAGCACCAGGAGCGGTGGCACTGAATATGACCGAGTGCAAGGAAAAAGGGACTCCGCACTGCGGAGTCCCTGCGGTTTCATATTGACCGGCAACTACATCATCTGATTGGCACAGTTCTGAGTCCAGCCGCTGGTTCCATCGGTGAAGAAGGTCGTGCCAGTCTCGTGGATGCTCGGGTCACCACAAGAAGCGATCTGCTTTTCCATCACATGCGGC encodes:
- the arsB gene encoding ACR3 family arsenite efflux transporter, with the protein product MSDPVAAREPARMSFLDRFLPVWIILAMALGLGLGNWFPGLSGALQSMEVGRISLPIALGLLVMMYPPLAKVRYDKTKEIATDKRLMVVSIILNWVVGPAVMFALAWIFLADEPELRTGLIIVGLARCIAMVLVWSDLSCADREATAVLVAINSVFQVLMFGVLGWFYLQILPNWLGLSTTSVNFSFWAIVSSVLVFLGIPLLAGVLSRIIGEKTKGRTWYEEKYLPAISPLALVGLLYTIVLLFSLQGEQIIARPWTVARVAVPLLIYFVGMFALGLIVSKASGMGYAQSASVAFTAAGNNFELAIAVAIGTFGAESAQALAGTIGPLIEIPVLVGLVYVMRGLGPKLFAGDPTLPERQSSLAGVSA
- a CDS encoding helix-turn-helix transcriptional regulator, yielding MVAPNIPPAADPTACCSLSAGPLTNEETDRYAQLFKVLADPARLRLLSQLAEDGCGPISVSELAEQSGLSQPTVSHHLKKLTDAGLLTKTRRGKTVTHEVCPAPFAELRTVLQMD